The following is a genomic window from Pseudomonas promysalinigenes.
CGCTCGTTCGAAATGATGGTCGAACTGGGCTCGATGCCGGTCATGCAGATCTTGTCCAAGGCCACCCGCGTGATCGCCGAGGGCGAAGTATTGCAGCTGTCGCGGGTGCGCGATGCCAGCACCACGGAAGAGGTCTACATGGACGTCATCCGTGGCAAGACCGCGATGCTGTTCGAAGCCTCGACCCACAGCGCTGCGGCACTGGCCGGTGCTGACCAGGCCCAGCGCGAGGCCCTGCGCACCTTCGGTGACCACTTGGGCGTGGCGTTCCAGCTGGTCGACGACCTGTTGGACTACGAAGGCGATGCCCAAGCCCTGGGCAAGAACGTCGGCGACGACCTGGCCGAAGGCAAGCCGACCCTGCCGCTGATCTACACCATGCGCGAGGGCACACCGGAGCAGGCTGCGTTGGTGCGCAAAGCGATCCAAAAAGGTGGCCTGGAAGACCTGGAGCAGATTCGCGAGGCCGTCGAAGCCTCGGGCGCACTGAAGTACACCGCCGAGCTTGCGCGCGACTATGTCAAGCGCGCCATCGCCTGCCTGGAAGTGCTGCCGGCCAGCCAATACCGGGATGCGCTGGTCGAACTGAGCGAGTTCGCGGTCGCCCGCACGCACTGACAGCCCTAGCCGTCCTCTTCGCGGGTGAACCTGCCCCCACACAAAACGTGGGAGCGGGTTCACCCGCGAAGCTTTTGTACGGGCAAAACATTTCTCGCGCAAAACCTTATACAATGTGGGCTTTTAACCCCGTCTGTTTAAGGATACGAAGTGAGCACCTTGCCGCCCTGCCCCAAATGCAACTCCGAATACACCTACGAGGATGGCACCCAGCTGATCTGCCCCGAGTGCGCACACGAATGGTCCGCCAGCGGCGAAGCTG
Proteins encoded in this region:
- a CDS encoding polyprenyl synthetase family protein; its protein translation is MQPQTFYRAVADDFSAVDEIIKKQLTSRVPLVSKIGDYITSAGGKRLRPLLVLLCGKALGREGDDLRLLAATIEFLHTATLLHDDVVDMSGMRRGRSTANALWGNAPSVLVGDFLYSRSFEMMVELGSMPVMQILSKATRVIAEGEVLQLSRVRDASTTEEVYMDVIRGKTAMLFEASTHSAAALAGADQAQREALRTFGDHLGVAFQLVDDLLDYEGDAQALGKNVGDDLAEGKPTLPLIYTMREGTPEQAALVRKAIQKGGLEDLEQIREAVEASGALKYTAELARDYVKRAIACLEVLPASQYRDALVELSEFAVARTH